A section of the Macadamia integrifolia cultivar HAES 741 chromosome 9, SCU_Mint_v3, whole genome shotgun sequence genome encodes:
- the LOC122088506 gene encoding disease resistance protein RGA2-like, translated as MLKRLQIDQCQGLKILPEGLGSLSSLEELEIQNCSNLLSLPEGIRCLTALKILRISKISDQKMLPEGLGSLSSLEELQIGDCSNLSSLPEGIQRLTALKTLEISECPSLKTLPEGLGSLSSLEELRIGDCSNLSSLPEGIRRLTALKTLEISECPSLKTLPEGLGSLSSLEELRIGDCSNLSFLPEGIRSLTALKMLKISECPSLKTLPKGLGSLSWIRKLEIWHCSNLSSLPKRIQHLASLGVLEISDCPNLS; from the coding sequence ATGTTGAAACGACTACAAATTGATCAATGTCAAGGTCTGAAGATATTACCAGAGGGCTTGGGAAGTCTCTCATCTCTTGAAGAGCTTGAGATTCAGAATTGCTCGAATTTATTATCTCTACCAGAAGGTATTCGGTGCCTCACTGCACTAAAAATCCTGagaatttcaaaaatttcagaTCAAAAGATGTTACCAGAGGGACTGGGTAGTCTCTCGTCGCTTGAAGAGCTCCAGATTGGGGATTGCTCTAATTTGTCGTCTCTGCCAGAGGGGATTCAACGCCTCACTGCACTAAAAACGCTGGAAATTTCGGAATGCCCAAGTCTGAAGACGTTACCGGAGGGCTTGGGAAGCCTCTCATCTCTTGAAGAGCTCCGGATTGGGGATTGCTCTAATTTGTCGTCTCTACCAGAGGGGATTCGACGCCTCACTGCACTAAAAACGCTGGAAATTTCGGAATGCCCAAGTCTGAAGACGTTACCGGAGGGCTTAGGAAGCCTCTCATCTCTTGAAGAGCTCCGGATTGGGGATTGCTCTAATTTGTCGTTTCTACCAGAGGGGATTCGAAGCCTCACTGCACTAAAAATGCTGAAAATTTCGGAATGCCCAAGTCTGAAGACATTACCTAAGGGCTTGGGAAGCCTCTCATGGATTCGAAAGCTTGAGATTTGGCATTGCTCTAATTTATCATCTCTGCCAAAAAGAATTCAGCACCTTGCATCTCTTGGTGTACTTGAAATTTCAGATTGTCCGAATCTGTCTTAG
- the LOC122088628 gene encoding remorin 4.1-like yields the protein MSNSDQRASSTSNGVGSEDEGDEQVREIHVLTPPTPPPPQNRARGSDSWEINSHRLSSSDSFTSENSTSMSREFNALLVAGSTIGNTGNENEGGNNNLGRIGEDDEVPQEEEETNPLAIVPDNSHPLDHVGGSSSSANINGGLTEEMSTHRVKREEIESKISAWQTAKIAKVNNRFKREDAVINGWKSEQVQKAESALKKVERKLEEKRARAIEEMQNEVAKAHRKAEERRASSEAKRGTKVAKIFEISNMLRAIGRAPTKRSFF from the exons ATGTCGAATTCTGATCAAAGAGCTTCTTCTACTAGCAATGGAGTAGGAAGTGAAGATGAAGGTGATGAACAAGTCAGGGAAATCCATGTCTTGACACCCCCTACGCCGCCGCCGCCGCAGAACAGGGCTCGTGGGAGTGACTCTTGGGAGATTAATAGCCACAGATTGTCCAGTAGTGATAGCTTTACGAGCGAGAATTCCACGAGCATGAGTCGAGAATTTAATGCTCTATTGGTTGCAGGGTCGACGATCGGTAACACTGGCAATGAAAATGAAGGTGGGAACAACAACCTTGGTAGGATTGGAGAGGATGATGAGGTACcgcaagaagaagaggaaacaaaCCCATTAGCTATCGTCCCAGATAACAGCCACCCCTTGGATCATGTTGGTGGTTCTTCATCTTCTGCAAATATTAATGGTGGTCTCACTGAAGAAATGTCCACGCATAGGGTGAAGCGAGAAGAGATTGAATCGAAGATATCGGCATGGCAGACGGCCAAGATTGCCAAGGTTAACAACAGGTTCAAGAGGGAAGATGCTGTCATCAATGGGTGGAAGAGTGAGCAAGTCCAGAAAGCTGAATCTGCCTTGAAGAAAGTTGAG AGGAAGCTAGAGGAGAAAAGGGCCAGAGCTATAGAGGAAATGCAAAACGAGGTGGCAAAGGCACATAGAAAGGCAGAGGAGAGGCGAGCATCGTCTGAGGCCAAGAGGGGAACCAAAGTGGCTAAGATTTTTGAGATATCCAATATGCTAAGGGCCATCGGAAGGGCTCCCACCAAACGATCCTTCTTTTAA
- the LOC122088364 gene encoding translocation protein SEC62-like, which yields MKKSGAEKKKARRAAAVQNGTRDANSDTPLRKQAAGKDAYQLFAENVRDHKDLECRWAVLQETRVEYFRGKDFVSFLKNHPELKEVLESDRNLEVEDIANVLLRKNLIVRCDRVVKTVRPGKRKLSSWPAHLEIFPDQVFSDNDAFFAWTFVKRQPLWQTIVSFLWPVLTLAICLFPVFPHRCKLLVLYTCAGALLLIFTVLLLRCVIFGSLWIILGKRVWVFPNILAEEATLKELFRFWPKKDEEEKPKWTARLFFAVAAVLVILLLRHHAPDEAARARYQKRVSNIIDDVLEWSPKLALSGMMEKQQTLVNATETNHSMTGSKASANGSASSEDAYRATSSYQNEDEEVFQSEGDDHI from the exons atgaagaaatCGGGCgcagagaagaaaaaggcccGACGAGCAGCAGCGGTTCAAAATGGCACCAGAGATGCCAACAGCGATACCCCTCTCAGG AAGCAAGCTGCAGGGAAGGATGCATATCAGTTGTTTGCTGAGAACGTTAGGGACCACAAGGATCTAGAATGTAGATGGGCTGTTTTACAGGAGACCCGAGTGGAGTATTTCAGAGGGAAGGATTTTGTTAgctttttgaaaaatcatccaGAGCTAAAGGAAGTACTAGAATCAGATAGGAATTTGGAAGTAGAAGATATTGCCAATGTTCTTTTGAGGAAGAATCTTATAGTGAGATGTGATCGTGTGGTAAAAACTGTACGACCTGGGAAGCGGAAATTATCTTCCTGGCCAGCTCATTTAGAGATATTTCCT GATCAAGTGTTCTCTGATAATGATGCTTTTTTCGCATGGACATTTGTGAAACGGCAGCCTTTATGGCAGACAATTGTATCATTCCTTTGGCCTGTTTTGACATTAGCGATTTGCTTGTTTCCTGTATTTCCACATCGGTGCAAGCTTCTAGTACTCTACACCTGTGCTGGGGCCCTTCTACTTATATTCACCGTGCTCTTAT TAAGATGTGTAATCTTCGGTTCACTATGGATCATCCTTGGAAAGCGTGTCTGGGTTTTCCCGAATATCTTGGCAGAAGAAGCGACATTGAAAGAACTATTCCGGTTTTGGCCCAAGAAAGATGAAGAGGAAAAGCCTAAGTGGACTGCGAGACTCTTTTTCGCAGTAGCAGCAGTGCTGGTCATATTACTGCTGAGGCACCATGCTCCTGATGAGGCTGCCAGAGCCAG GTACCAAAAGCGGGTCTCTAATATAATTGATGATGTTTTGGAGTGGTCTCCAAAACTGGCTTTATCTGGAATGATGGAGAAGCAGCAGACTCTGGTTAATGCAACAGAGACCAACCACTCCATGACAGGGAGTAAAGCAAGTGCAAATGGGAGTGCTTCATCTGAAGATGCATATAGAGCCACTAGTTCATACcaaaatgaagatgaagaagttttTCAAAGTGAAGGAGATGATCATATATGA
- the LOC122088365 gene encoding uncharacterized protein LOC122088365 translates to MKNEEEKPKWTARLFFALAAVLVILLLRHHAPDEAARARYQKRVSNIIDDVLEWSPKLALSGMMEKQQTVVNATETNHSMTGSKTSANGSASSEDAYRATSSYQNEDEEVFQSEGDDHI, encoded by the exons atgaaaaatgaagaggAAAAGCCTAAGTGGACTGCGAGACTCTTTTTTGCATTAGCAGCAGTGCTGGTCATATTACTGCTGAGGCACCATGCTCCTGATGAGGCTGCCAGAGCCAG GTACCAAAAGCGGGTCTCTAATATAATTGATGATGTTTTGGAGTGGTCTCCAAAACTGGCTTTATCTGGAATGATGGAGAAGCAGCAGACTGTGGTTAATGCAACAGAGACCAACCACTCCATGACAGGGAGTAAAACAAGTGCAAATGGGAGTGCTTCATCTGAAGATGCATATAGAGCCACTAGTTCATACcaaaatgaagatgaagaagttttTCAAAGTGAAGGAGATGATCATATATGA
- the LOC122088519 gene encoding guanylate kinase 2-like: MGEAQEIFLNGIHGVFPVGLDSESRDYQTATILSEKIFLIGGSDDGSNLSMGIRIFDKSTGKWDVPTVLGMKPTPCEGHSAVLLNKERILILKRDSTPDDCAWFLEVDTPYVREKMKIMDTQVVAWSKGVKGEGPKPIVISGPSGVGKGTLISKLMKEFPSMFGFSVSHTTRIPREKETDGVHYHFTERSMMEKAIKDGKFLESASVHGNLYGTSIEAVEVVADAGKRCILDIDVQGARSVRASSLEAIFIFICPPSFEELEMRLRARGTETEEQIQKRLRNAKVELEQGKSSGLFDHLLINDDLDACFATLKKLLGLDGSMEAIYQSSPKTLEHPIDHLASGMDQKVLVQCGTPELEKASKSLFILDVSSIKGGAPGRTRGLNMYAMDPFTDGLNGFKQLRNPVYSVN, encoded by the exons ATG GGTGAAGCTCAGGAGATCTTCCTAAATGGGATACATGGAGTTTTCCCAGTTGGGCTTGATTCAGAATCCAGAGACTACCAGACTGCTACCATACTTAGCGAGAAGATT TTTTTGATCGGGGGTTCGGATGATGGATCCAACCTGTCCATGGGCATCCGGATTTTCGACAAATCGACGGGTAAATG GGATGTTCCCACTGTTTTGGGTATGAAACCCACCCCATGCGAGGGTCACTCTGCAGTTcttttaaataaagaaagaattttGATTCTCAAGAGGGACTCCACCCCAGATGATTGCGCTTGGTTTCTTGAG GTGGATACCCCATATGttagagaaaaaatgaaaataatggaCACTCAGGTGGTTGCTTGGAGTAAAGGTGTTAAGGGTGAAGGTCCTAAACCAATTGTTATCAGTGGCCCCTCTGGAGTGGGCAAGGGCACGCTGATATCCAAATTGATGAAGGAATTCCCATCTATGTTTGGTTTCTCTGTGAGCCACACAACTAGGATTCCCAGAGAGAAGGAGACAGATGGAGTCCATTACCACTTCACTGAACGAAGCATGATGGAGAAGGCAATAAAAGATGGGAAGTTCCTCGAATCTGCATCTGTTCATGGAAATCTCTATGGGACCAGTATTGAAGCTGTTGAAGTAGTAGCAGATGCAGgaaag AGATGCATACTTGACATAGATGTTCAAGGTGCTAGGTCCGTGAGAGCTAGTTCTCTTGAGGcaattttcatcttcatctgCCCACCCTCATTCGAGGAGCTTGAGATGAGACTTCGTGCACG GGGTACTGAAACAGAGGAACAGATTCAGAAAAGACTGAGGAATGCAAAAGTGGAGCTCGAGCAAGGAAAGTCATCAGGTCTTTTTGATCATTTATTGATAAATGATGACCTTGATGCATGCTTTGCGACTCTTAAG AAACTCTTGGGTCTTGATGGAAGCATGGAGGCCATCTATCAATCAT CTCCCAAAACCTTGGAACACCCCATAGACCATTTAGCATCTGGAATGGATCAGAAGGTCTTGGTACAATGCGGAACTCCTGAACTAGAAAAAGCGTCAAAGAGCTT GTTTATACTTGATGTTTCTTCAATTAAAGGAGGGGCTCCAGGCCGGACAAGAGGACTAAACATGTATGCAATGGACCCATTTACAGATGGTTTAAATGGGTTTAAACAGCTCCGAAATCCAGTATATTCAGTGAATTGA